Proteins encoded within one genomic window of Oryza brachyantha chromosome 7, ObraRS2, whole genome shotgun sequence:
- the LOC102717360 gene encoding probable mitochondrial saccharopine dehydrogenase-like oxidoreductase At5g39410, which produces MATPPLPPPEKFDVVIFGASGFTGRYVIREALRFLPPSSSPLRSLALAGRSRDRVAAALRWAVGPGPAPDLPILFADSADPASLAALAGRARVVLSCAGPFRLHGRPVAAACAAAGADCLDISGEPEFMERVEAEFHDAAAKNGSLIISACGFDSIPAELGFLFHSRQWAPPSVPVSVQAYVSLESDKKIVGNFGTFESAVLGVANASELQALRRSRPRRPRPNIPGPPPPKGSLVEHDKTLGLWAIKLPSADTVVVKRTLSTVTEHPEGLPGVEESADFAEHRKNFWSSVKPAHFGVKLTSKSLLGIVQFIFTGLCIGLLGGFSFGRSLLLKFPSFFSAGWFRKSGPTEEQVSSASFKMWFVGHGYSDAARTPERGSKPDREIITRVSGPEIGYITTPIVLVQCALVLLSQRCNLPKGGVYTPGSVFGPTDIQQRLQENGLSFDLVSTRTL; this is translated from the exons ATGGcaacgccgccgctgccgccgccggagaagtTCGACGTCGTCATCTTCGGCGCGTCGGGGTTCACCGGCAGGTACGTCATCCGCGAGGCCCTCAGGTTCCTccccccgtcgtcgtcgccgctccgctcgctcgcgctcgccggccgcagccgggaccgcgtcgccgccgcgctccgctGGGCGGTGGGGCCCGGCCCGGCGCCGGACCTGCCCATCCTCTTCGCCGACTCCGCCGACCCGGCctcgctcgccgcgctcgcggGGAGGGCGCGGGTCGTGCTGTCCTGCGCGGGGCCGTTCCGCCTCCACGGCAGGCCCGTCGCGGCGGCCTGCGCTGCCGCCGGGGCCGACTGCCTCGACATCTCCGGCGAGCCCGAGTTCATGGAGCGCGTCGAGGCGGAGTTCCACGACGCCGCGGCCAAGAACGGGTCGCTCATCATATCGGCCTGCGGGTTTGACTCCATCCCGGCGGAGCTCGGGTTCTTGTTCCACTCCAGGCAgtgggcgccgccgtccgtgCCGGTGAGCGTGCAGGCGTACGTGAGCCTGGAGTCGGACAAGAAGATCGTCGGGAACTTTGGGACGTTCGAGTCGGCTGTGCTTGGTGTGGCCAACGCCAGTGAACTGCAGGCGCTGCGTCGGTCGCGGCCAAGGCGACCCAGGCCCAAT ATTCCAGGCCCTCCACCTCCCAAAGGATCCCTGGTTGAGCATGACAAGACACTGGGATTGTGGGCTATAAAGTTACCTTCGGCAGACACAGTGGTTGTGAAGAGAACACTTTCAACAGTGACAGAGCATCCTGAGGGTCTTCCAGGAGTGGAAGAATCCGCAGATTTTGCTGAGCATAGGAAGAACTTCTGGTCTTCTGTTAAACCAGCACATTTTGGAGTGAAGCTCACCTCCAAATCCTTGCTGGGCATTGTGCAGTTCATCTTTACTGGACTTTGCATTGGCCTGCTTGGAGGTTTCTCCTTTGGTAGGTCTCTCCTGCTAAAATTCCCCTCATTTTTCTCTGCCGGTTGGTTCAGAAAGAGCGGACCGACTGAAGAACAGGTCAGCAGCGCCTCGTTCAAGATGTGGTTCGTCGGGCATGGCTACAGCGACGCGGCTCGTACACCAGAACGTGGGAGCAAGCCTGACAGGGAGATCATCACAAGGGTTTCGGGTCCAGAGATCGGGTATATCACAACCCCAATTGTCCTGGTCCAGTGTGCCCTCGTCTTGCTGAGCCAGCGCTGCAACCTGCCTAAGGGTGGGGTGTACACTCCGGGTTCTGTTTTCGGTCCTACTGATATCCAGCAGCGCCTCCAGGAGAATGGCCTGTCGTTCGACCTTGTCTCAACTAGGACACTGTGA